From Woronichinia naegeliana WA131, the proteins below share one genomic window:
- a CDS encoding IS1-like element transposase: protein MPEVKEKIAEMAMNGSGIRDTARVLRISPSTVISELKKKSLV from the coding sequence TTGCCAGAAGTAAAGGAAAAGATTGCCGAAATGGCAATGAATGGTAGTGGCATAAGGGATACAGCCCGTGTGCTGAGGATTAGTCCATCAACAGTGATTAGTGAACTAAAAAAAAAGAGTCTAGTTTAG
- a CDS encoding IS1 family transposase: protein MEAELDEMWGFVKSKKEQRWLWHAIDHKTGEILAYVLSGHKDEAFLRLKELLEPFGITQYYTDGWGAYERHIEPALHEVGKYNTQKIERKHLTLRTRIKRLARKTICCSKSIVMHDIVLGLFINRFEFGCLI from the coding sequence GTGGAAGCAGAACTCGACGAAATGTGGGGTTTTGTGAAGAGCAAAAAAGAGCAAAGATGGTTATGGCACGCTATTGATCATAAGACAGGTGAGATATTAGCTTATGTTTTGTCTGGTCACAAAGATGAAGCATTTCTAAGGCTAAAAGAGTTGTTAGAACCTTTTGGTATTACTCAATATTATACAGATGGATGGGGGGCTTACGAACGACATATTGAGCCAGCATTGCATGAGGTGGGTAAGTATAATACTCAAAAAATCGAACGAAAGCACTTGACATTGAGAACTCGAATAAAGAGATTAGCGAGAAAAACGATTTGTTGCTCCAAATCTATTGTGATGCACGATATTGTCCTTGGAT